GGCACCAGATCTTTCGACGCAACGCACGACTGTGCGTTGCGTCGTTGTCCTTGAGAAGCCTGAAGACCATGAATCTGGCACCCTACCTCCCCGTCATCTTGTTCATCCTGGTGGGTGTGGGGGTCGGCGTAGCGCCCATGGTGCTCGGTTCTCTCCTCGGTCCGCGTCGTCCTGACACGGCCAAAAACTCCCCGTACGAATGCGGCTTCGAGGCTTTCGAAGACGCCCGGATGAAATTCGATGTGCGCTACTACCTCGTCGCCATCCTGTTCATCCTGTTCGACCTGGAAATTGCCTTCCTCTTCCCGTGGGCAGTTTCGCTGAAGGAAATCGGTCCGACCGGCTTCTGGGCCATGATGCTGTTCCTTGGCATCCTCGTCGTGGGCTTTGTCTACGAATGGAAAAAAGGCGCGCTGGACTGGGAATGATCGCGAGGTAGTTGTATGGGCATCGAAGGCGTTCTCAAAGAAGGTTTTGTCACCACCAGCCTGGACACGGTGATCAATTGGTCGAAGACGGGCTCCCTGTGGCCCATGACCTTCGGCCTGGCGTGCTGCGCCGTCGAGATGATGCACGCCGGTGCGGCGCGCTACGACATCGACCGCTTCGGCATGCTGTTCCGGCCCAGCCCGCGCCAGAGCGACCTGATGATCGTCGCCGGCACGCTGTGCAACAAGATGGCGCCGGCGCTCCGCAAGGTCTACGACCAGATGGCCGAGCCCCGCTGGGTGCTCTCCATGGGGTCCTGCGCCAACGGCGGCGGCTACTACCACTACAGCTATTCCGTCGTGCGCGGCTGCGATCGCATCGTGCCGGTGGACGTCTACGTGCCGGGCTGTCCGCCCACGGCCGAGGCGCTGCTCTACGGCATCCTGCAGCTGCAGGCGAAGATCCGCCGCGAAAACACCATCGCGCGTTGAAGGCGAGCTGCAATGAGCCAAATCGAAACCTTGAAGGCCCGCATCGAGGCCGACCTTGCTCCGTCGATCAAGAGCCTGGTGCTCGATCGCGGTGAACTCACGCTGACCGTCAAGGCAGCCGACTACCTGGCCGTCGCCCAGAAGCTGCGCGACCTGCCGGAGTTCAAGTTCGAACAGCTGATCGACCTCTGCGGGCTCGACTACTCGAGCTACAAGGACCAGCCCTGGGAAGGGCCGCGCTTCTGCGTCGCCTCGCACCTGCTGTCGGTCACGCACAACTGGCGCCTGCGCCTGAAGGTCTTCGCCCCCGAGGACGATCTGCCCGTGGTGGCCTCGGTCAACGGCGTCTGGAGTTCGGCCAACTGGTTCGAGCGCGAGGCGTTCGACCTGTACGGCATCCTCTTCGAGGGCCACGAGGACCTGCGCCGCATCCTGACCGACTACGGTTTCATCGGCCACCCGTTCCGCAAGGACTTCCCCGTGTCGGGGACCGTCGAGATGCGCTACGACGCCGAGCAGAAGCGCGTGATCTACCAACCGGTCACGATCGAGCCGCGCGAAATCATTCCCCGCATCATCCGTGAAGACAACTACGGTGGTCTGCATTAATGGCTGAGATCAAGAACTACACGCTGAACTTCGGTCCCCAGCACCCCGCCGCGCACGGGGTGCTGCGCCTCGTGCTCGAGCTCGACGGCGAAGTCATCCAGCGTGCCGACCCCCACATCGGCCTCCTGCACCGCGCGACTGAAAAGCTCGCCGAGACGCGCACGTTCATCCAGAACCTGCCCTACATGGACCGCCTCGACTACGTGTCGATGATGTCCAACGAGCACGCGTACTGCCTGGCCATCGAACGGCTCATGGGCATCGAGGTGCCCGAGCGCGCACAGTACATCCGCGTGATGTTCAGCGAGATCACCCGCCTGCTCAACCACCTGATGTGGCTGGGTGCGCACGGTCTCGACTGCGGCGCGATGAACATGCTGATCTACTGCTTCCGCGAGCGGGAAGATCTCTTCGACATGTACGAGGCGGTGTCGGGTGCGCGCATGCACGCGGCCTACTTCCGTCCGGGCGGTGTGTACCGCGACCTGCCGGACAGCATGCCGCAGTACAAGGCGTCGAAGATCCACAACGCCAAGGCCATCTCGGCGATGAACAAGAACCGCGGTGGTTCGCTGCTCGACTTCATCGAGGACTTCTGCCGCCGTTTCCCCGCGAACGTCGACGACTACGAGACGCTGCTCACCGACAACCGCATCTGGAAGCAGCGCACGGTCGGCATCGGCGTGGTCACGCCCGAGCGCGCGCTGAACCTCGGCTTCTCCGGCCCCATGCTGCGCGGCAGCGGCATCGCCTGGGACCTGCGCAAGAAGCAGCCGTACGACGTGTACGCGAAGATGGACTTCGACGTGCCCGTGGGCACCAACGGCGACACGTACGACCGCTACCTGGTCCGCGTCGCCGAGATGCGCGAAGCCAACAAGATCATCCAGCAGTGCGTCGCCTGGCTGCGCGCGAACCCGGGTCCGGTCATCACCGACAACCACAAGGTCGCTCCGCCGCCGCGCGTGGACATGAAGTCCAGCATGGAAGAGCTGATCCACCACTTCAAGCTGTTCACCGAAGGCTTCCGCGTGCCGGAAGGCGAGGCCTATGCCGCGGTCGAGCACCCGAAGGGCGAGTTCGGCATCTACATCGTCAGCGACGGCGCCAACAAACCCTACCGCCTCAAGATCCGTCCGCCCGGCTTCGCGCACCTCGCGGCCATGGACGAGATGTCGCGCGGCCACATGATCGCCGACGCCGTCGCGGTCATCGGCACCATGGACATCGTGTTCGGCGAGATTGACAGGTAATCCCATGAGCTCCACCGACGCCACCCCCTCGGCCGCGACCCTCGCGCGGTTCGCCCGCGAAGTCGCGAAGTACCCGGCCGACCAGCGCCAGTCGGCCGTGATGGCCTGCCTCGCCATCGTCCAGCAGGAACAAGGTTTCGTGTCCGCCGAAGCCGAACGGCAGATCGCCGACGTGCTCGGCATGCCGCCCATCGCGGTGCACGAGGTCACCACGTTCTACAACATGTACAACCAGGTGCCCCGCGGCACGTTCAAGCTGAACGTCTGCGCGAACCTGCCGTGCCAGCTGCGCGACGGCCAGAAGGCCCTGAACCACCTGTGCGAGAAGCTCGGCGTGGAAGCCGGCGGCACCACCGCCGACGGCCTGTTCACCGTGCAGAAGAGCGAATGCCTCGGCGCCTGTGCCGACGCACCGGTGATGCTCGTCAACGACCGGCAGATGTGCAGCTTCATGACGACCGAACGCCTCGACGAACTCGTCGACACGCTGCGTTCGGCGGTCAAGTGACCGAGGGCCCCGGCATGCAACCCCAGCTCGACCTCTCCAAGTTCCAGGCCAAGGGCGTGGAAACCTGCTTCCACGGCCGGCACATCGGTCCTCAGATCTACGCCGGCCTCGACGGCAAGAACTGGTCCATCAAGGACTACGAGGCCCGCGGTGGCTACCAGGCCCTGCGCAAGATCCTCACCGGCGGCGACGGCGGCGAGCCCATGACGCCCGACCAGGTCATCGCCGAAGTGAAGGCCTCGGGCCTGCGCGGCCGTGGTGGCGCGGGCTTCCCCACCGGTCTGAAGTGGAGCTTCATGCCCCGCCAGTTCCCGGGCCAGAAGTACCTCGTCTGCAACTCGGACGAAGGTGAACCGGGCACGTGCAAGGACCGCGACATCCTGATGTTCAACCCGCACATCGTCATCGAAGGCATGGCCATCGCCGCCTTCGCGATGGGCATCAGCGTCGGGTACAACTACATCCACGGCGAGATCTTCGAGGTGTACGAACGCTTCGAGGCCGCGCTGGAAGAGGCCCGCGCCGCGGGCTACCTCGGCGACAAGATCCTCGGCTCGGCCCACAGCTTCCAGCTGCACGCCGCCCACGGCTTCGGCGCGTACATCTGCGGCGAGGAAACCGCGCTGCTCGAATCGCTCGAAGGCAAGAAGGGCCAGCCGCGCTTCAAGCCGCCGTTCCCGGCCAGCTACGGCCTGTACGGCAAGCCCACCACGATCAACAACACCGAGACGTTCGCCGCGGTGCCGTGGATCATCCGGAACGGCGGCCAGCCGTACCTCGAGATCGGCAAGCCCAACAACGGCGGCACGAAGATCTTCTCGGTGGTGGGTGACGTCGAGAACCCCGGCAACTTCGAGATCCCCCTCGGCACGCCGTTCTCGAAGCTGCTCGAGCTCGCCGGTGGCGTGCGCAAGGGCCGCACCCTCAAGGCCGTGATTCCCGGCGGTTCGTCCGCCCCGGTGCTGCCCGCGAACATCATGATGGACTGCACGATGGACTATGACTCCATCGCCAAGGCCGGCTCCATGCTGGGCTCGGGCGCCGTCATCGTGATGGACGACTCGCGCTGCATGGTCAACAGCCTGCTGCGCCTGTCGTACTTCTACATGCACGAGAGCTGCGGCCAGTGCACGCCGTGCCGCGAAGGCACGGGCTGGATGCACCGCATGATCGAGCGCATCGCCCACGGGCAGGGCCGCCCGGAAGACATCGACCTGCTGAACTCGGTCGCCGACAACATCCAGGGCCGCACCATCTGCGCCCTGGGCGACGCCGCCGCCATGCCGGTGCGCGCCATGATCAAACATTTCCGCGACGAATTCGTGCACCTGATCGAGCACAAGACGTCCACGGTTCCCGCCTACGTCTGAGCGGCAAGCCAAGGCGACACACGACATGATCGAAATCGAACTCGACGGCAAGAAGGTGGAGGTCCAGGAGGGCAGCATGGTGATGCATGCCGCCGACAAGGCCGGCACCTACATCCCGCATTTCTGCTACCACAAGAAGCTGTCCATCGCGGCCAACTGCCGCATGTGCCTCGTCGACGTCGAGAAGGCGCCGAAGCCGATGCCGGCCTGCGCCACGCCCGTCACGCAGGGCATGATCGTCCGCACGAAGAGCGACAAGGCCCTGAAGGCCCAGCAGGGCGTGATGGAGTTCCTGCTCATCAACCACCCGCTCGACTGCCCCATCTGCGACCAGGGCGGCGAATGCCAGCTGCAGGACCTGGCCGTGGGCTACGGCTCCTCGGCCTCGCGCTACCAGGAAGAGAAGCGCGTGGTGTTCCACAAGGACGTGGGCCCGCTGATCTCGATGGAAGAGATGAGCCGCTGCATCCACTGCACGCGCTGCGTCCGGTTCGGCCAGGAAGTGGCCGGCCAGATGGAGCTCGGCATGATCCACCGCGGTGAACACTCCGAGATCACCACGGTCGCCGGCGACACGGTCGACTCCGAGCTGTCGGGCAACATGATCGACATCTGCCCGGTGGGCGCGCTCACCAGCAAGCCGTTCCGCTACAGCGCCCGCACCTGGGAACTCTCGCGCCGCAAGAGCGTGAGCCCGCACGACAGCACCGGCGCGAACCTCATCGTGCAGGTCAAGAACAACCGCGTGATGCGCGTGGTGCCGCTCGAGAACGAAGACGTCAACGAATGCTGGATCGCTGACCGCGACCGCTTCTCGTACGAATCGCTCAACAGCGACGACCGCCTCACGCAGCCGATGGTCAAGCAGAACGGCGAGTGGCAGACCACCGACTGGACCACGGCCCTCGAATACGTCGGCCGCAGCCTGACCGAGATCAAGCGCGAGCACGGTGCCGCCAGCATCGGCGCCATCGGCTCGGCCCACAGCACGGTCGAGGAACTGCACCTGCTGGCCAAGCTCGTGCGCGGCCTCGGCAGCCAGAACATCGACCACCGCGTGCGCCACGCCGACTTCACCGCGCCGGAAGGCGTGCGCTGGCTCGGCACGTCCATCGCGTCGCTGTCGTCGCTGCAGCGCGTGCTGGTCGTGGGCTCGTTCCTGCGCAAGGACCACCCGCTGTTCGCCTCCCGCCTGCGCCAGGCCACCCGCAAGGGCGCCAAGGTGCACAGCCTGCACGCCGTGCAGGACGACTGGCTGATGCCGCTCGCGAGCAGCATCACCGTGGCGCCGAGCGCCTGGGTCCAGACGCTGGCCGAGATCGCCGCCGCCGTGGCCGCCGAGAAGGGCGCCACCGCCCCGGTGAGCGCGAACGTGACCGACGCCGCCAAGGCCGTCGCCGCCTCGCTGCTGTCGGGCGAACGCAAGGCCGTGCTGCTCGGCAACGCCGCCGCGCAACACCCGCAGGCCAGCGGCCTGCTGTCGCTCGCCAACTGGATCGGCGAACAGACCGGCGCCTCGGTGGGCTACCTCACCGAAGCCGCGAACACCGTCGGCGCGCAGCTCGTCAACGCGCTGCCGGGCGAGGGTGGCCTGAACGCCCAGCAGATCCTCACGGGTTCGCTGAAGGCCGTCGTGCTGCTGAACACCGAACCGGCCTTCGACGCCGCGAACCCGGCCGCCGCCGTGCGCGCGCTGCAGGGCGCCTCGCTCGTCGTCGCGCTCACGCCGTTCAAGAACGCCGCGCTCGACGTGGCCGACGTGCTGCTGCCCATCGCCCCGTTCTCGGAAACCTCGGGCACCTTCGTCAACGCCGAAGGCCGCGCGCAGAGCTTCCACGGCGTGGTGAAGCCCCTGGGTGACACCCGCCCGGCGTGGAAGGTGCTGCGCGTGCTCGGCAACGTGCTGGGCCTCGATGGCTTCTCGCAGGAGACGTCGGAAGAGGTGCGCGCCGAAGCCCTGGGCGACGTCGCCACCATCCCGGCCCGCCTGAGCAACAAGACGTCGGTGTCGGCCAAGCCGGCCGCCACGGCCACTGCACTCGAGCGTGTCTCCGACGTGATGATCTACGCCGCCGACTCCCTGGTGCGCCGCGCCACGTCGCTGCAGCTCACGAAGGACGCGCGCCCACCGGTCGCCGGCCTGTCGGCCTCGCTGTGGGCCGAGCTGGGCCTCAACGGCACCGCCGCCGTGCGCCTGAAGCAGGGCGACGCCATCGCCGTGCTGTCCGCCCAGCTGGACCCGACCCTGGCCGCCAATGCCGTGCGCGTGCCGGCAGGGCACCCGGCCACTGCGGGCCTGGGCAGCCTGTTCGGCCCGATCACCGTCGAGAAAGCCTGAGGACGCCGCCACCATGCTCGACTCGATCACCTCCTTCGGCAGCGCCACCCTCGGTGGCTTCTGGCCGGTCGTCTGGACGCTCGTGAAGATCATCGCGGTGGTCGCGCCGCTGATGATCTGCGTGGCCTACCTCACGCTGTGGGAACGCAAGGCCATCGGCTGGACGCAGATCCGTCCGGGTCCGAACCGCGTGGGTCCCATGGGCCTGCTCACCCCCATCGCCGACGCCGTCAAGCTGATCTTCAAGGAGATCATCATGCCGACGGCCGCGAGCAAGGGCCTGTTCCTGCTCGGTCCCATCATGACCATCATGCCGGCGCTGGCCGCCTGGGCGGTGGTGCCGTTCGGTCCGGAAGTGGTGCTCGCCGACGTCAACGCCGGCCTGCTGCTGCTGCTGGCCATCACCTCCATCGAGGTGTACGGCGTGATCATCGCCGGCTGGGCCTCGAACTCGAAGTACGCGTTCCTCGGCGCGCTGCGCGCCTCGGCGCAGATGGTCAGCTACGAGATCGCCATGGGCTTCTGCATGGTCGTCGTGCTGATGGTCTCGGGCACGCTGAACATGAGCCAGATCGTCCTGCAGCAGGGCCACGGCACGTTCGCCTCCATGGGCCTCACGTTCCTGTCGTGGAACTGGCTGCCGCTGCTGCCCATCTTCGTGGTGTTCTTCATCTCGGGCCTCGCCGAAACCAACCGCCACCCGTTCGACGTGGTGGAAGGTGAGTCGGAAATCGTGGCCGGCCACATGATCGAGTATTCGGGCATGGCGTTCGCGATGTTCTTCCTCGCCGAATACGCGAACATGATCCTGGTGTCGATCATCACCGCCACGCTGTTCCTCGGCGGCTGGCTGTCCCCGTTCGACTTCGCGCCGTTCAACCTGATCCCGGGCTGGATCTGGCTCGGCATCAAGACCTTCGTCGTCGTCACGATGTTCCTGTGGGTGCGTTCCACGTTCCCGCGCTTCCGTTATGACCAGATCATGCGTCTGGGCTGGAAGATTTTCATTCCGGTCACGCTGGTGTGGCTGCTGGTGGTGGGTCTCTGGATCCAGTCGCCGTACAACATCTGGAAGTGAGCCCGTCATGGCTGCTGTCGCATCAATCAAGGATTTCTTCTCGAGCTTCCTGCTCATCGAGCTGTTCAAGGGCTTGAAGATCACGGGCCGGCACTTCTTCGCCCGCAACATCACGGTGCAGTTCCCGGAAGAGAAGACGCCGCTCAGCCCGCGCTTCCGCGGCCTGCACGCGCTGCGCCGCTACGAGAACGGCGAAGAGCGCTGCATCGCCTGCAAGCTCTGCGAGGCCGTGTGCCCCGCGCTCGCCATCACCATCGAATCGGAAGTGCGTGACGACGGCTCGCGCCGCACCACGCGCTACGACATCGACCTGACCAAGTGCATCTTCTGCGGCTTCTGCGAAGAGAGCTGCCCGGTCGACTCGATCGTCGAGACCCACGTCTTCGAATACCACGGCGAAAAGCGCGGTGACCTGTACTTCACGAAGGACATGCTCCTCGCCGTGGGCGACCGCTACGAGGCCGAAATCGCCGCCAACAAGGAGGCTGACGCCCGCTACCGCTGACCTCACGGTCGGCGGCAACGGCGGTGTCCGCACCGCCCGGCGCCATCGAACCCCATGGACATGACCACTGCGCTCTTCTACGTCTTCTCCGCCGTGATGCTCGGCGCCGCGTTCCGTGTGATCACGGCACGCAGCCCGGTGCACTCGGCGCTGTTCCTCGTGCTCGCCTTCGCGTCCGCCGCCTGCGTGTGGATGCTGCTGCGCGCCGAGTTCCTCGCGATCGTGCTCGTGCTCGTCTACGTCGGCGCCGTGATGGTGCTGTTCCTGTTCGTCGTGATGATGCTGGACATCAACGTCGACGGCCTGCGCGCCGGCTTCTGGAAACACTTCCCGCTCGCGGGCCTCGTGGG
This genomic stretch from Piscinibacter gummiphilus harbors:
- the nuoG gene encoding NADH-quinone oxidoreductase subunit NuoG, giving the protein MIEIELDGKKVEVQEGSMVMHAADKAGTYIPHFCYHKKLSIAANCRMCLVDVEKAPKPMPACATPVTQGMIVRTKSDKALKAQQGVMEFLLINHPLDCPICDQGGECQLQDLAVGYGSSASRYQEEKRVVFHKDVGPLISMEEMSRCIHCTRCVRFGQEVAGQMELGMIHRGEHSEITTVAGDTVDSELSGNMIDICPVGALTSKPFRYSARTWELSRRKSVSPHDSTGANLIVQVKNNRVMRVVPLENEDVNECWIADRDRFSYESLNSDDRLTQPMVKQNGEWQTTDWTTALEYVGRSLTEIKREHGAASIGAIGSAHSTVEELHLLAKLVRGLGSQNIDHRVRHADFTAPEGVRWLGTSIASLSSLQRVLVVGSFLRKDHPLFASRLRQATRKGAKVHSLHAVQDDWLMPLASSITVAPSAWVQTLAEIAAAVAAEKGATAPVSANVTDAAKAVAASLLSGERKAVLLGNAAAQHPQASGLLSLANWIGEQTGASVGYLTEAANTVGAQLVNALPGEGGLNAQQILTGSLKAVVLLNTEPAFDAANPAAAVRALQGASLVVALTPFKNAALDVADVLLPIAPFSETSGTFVNAEGRAQSFHGVVKPLGDTRPAWKVLRVLGNVLGLDGFSQETSEEVRAEALGDVATIPARLSNKTSVSAKPAATATALERVSDVMIYAADSLVRRATSLQLTKDARPPVAGLSASLWAELGLNGTAAVRLKQGDAIAVLSAQLDPTLAANAVRVPAGHPATAGLGSLFGPITVEKA
- a CDS encoding NADH-quinone oxidoreductase subunit NuoE family protein — its product is MSSTDATPSAATLARFAREVAKYPADQRQSAVMACLAIVQQEQGFVSAEAERQIADVLGMPPIAVHEVTTFYNMYNQVPRGTFKLNVCANLPCQLRDGQKALNHLCEKLGVEAGGTTADGLFTVQKSECLGACADAPVMLVNDRQMCSFMTTERLDELVDTLRSAVK
- the nuoH gene encoding NADH-quinone oxidoreductase subunit NuoH, which encodes MLDSITSFGSATLGGFWPVVWTLVKIIAVVAPLMICVAYLTLWERKAIGWTQIRPGPNRVGPMGLLTPIADAVKLIFKEIIMPTAASKGLFLLGPIMTIMPALAAWAVVPFGPEVVLADVNAGLLLLLAITSIEVYGVIIAGWASNSKYAFLGALRASAQMVSYEIAMGFCMVVVLMVSGTLNMSQIVLQQGHGTFASMGLTFLSWNWLPLLPIFVVFFISGLAETNRHPFDVVEGESEIVAGHMIEYSGMAFAMFFLAEYANMILVSIITATLFLGGWLSPFDFAPFNLIPGWIWLGIKTFVVVTMFLWVRSTFPRFRYDQIMRLGWKIFIPVTLVWLLVVGLWIQSPYNIWK
- a CDS encoding NuoB/complex I 20 kDa subunit family protein produces the protein MGIEGVLKEGFVTTSLDTVINWSKTGSLWPMTFGLACCAVEMMHAGAARYDIDRFGMLFRPSPRQSDLMIVAGTLCNKMAPALRKVYDQMAEPRWVLSMGSCANGGGYYHYSYSVVRGCDRIVPVDVYVPGCPPTAEALLYGILQLQAKIRRENTIAR
- the nuoI gene encoding NADH-quinone oxidoreductase subunit NuoI; this encodes MAAVASIKDFFSSFLLIELFKGLKITGRHFFARNITVQFPEEKTPLSPRFRGLHALRRYENGEERCIACKLCEAVCPALAITIESEVRDDGSRRTTRYDIDLTKCIFCGFCEESCPVDSIVETHVFEYHGEKRGDLYFTKDMLLAVGDRYEAEIAANKEADARYR
- a CDS encoding NADH-quinone oxidoreductase subunit A — encoded protein: MNLAPYLPVILFILVGVGVGVAPMVLGSLLGPRRPDTAKNSPYECGFEAFEDARMKFDVRYYLVAILFILFDLEIAFLFPWAVSLKEIGPTGFWAMMLFLGILVVGFVYEWKKGALDWE
- a CDS encoding NADH-quinone oxidoreductase subunit D; the protein is MAEIKNYTLNFGPQHPAAHGVLRLVLELDGEVIQRADPHIGLLHRATEKLAETRTFIQNLPYMDRLDYVSMMSNEHAYCLAIERLMGIEVPERAQYIRVMFSEITRLLNHLMWLGAHGLDCGAMNMLIYCFREREDLFDMYEAVSGARMHAAYFRPGGVYRDLPDSMPQYKASKIHNAKAISAMNKNRGGSLLDFIEDFCRRFPANVDDYETLLTDNRIWKQRTVGIGVVTPERALNLGFSGPMLRGSGIAWDLRKKQPYDVYAKMDFDVPVGTNGDTYDRYLVRVAEMREANKIIQQCVAWLRANPGPVITDNHKVAPPPRVDMKSSMEELIHHFKLFTEGFRVPEGEAYAAVEHPKGEFGIYIVSDGANKPYRLKIRPPGFAHLAAMDEMSRGHMIADAVAVIGTMDIVFGEIDR
- the nuoF gene encoding NADH-quinone oxidoreductase subunit NuoF; the encoded protein is MQPQLDLSKFQAKGVETCFHGRHIGPQIYAGLDGKNWSIKDYEARGGYQALRKILTGGDGGEPMTPDQVIAEVKASGLRGRGGAGFPTGLKWSFMPRQFPGQKYLVCNSDEGEPGTCKDRDILMFNPHIVIEGMAIAAFAMGISVGYNYIHGEIFEVYERFEAALEEARAAGYLGDKILGSAHSFQLHAAHGFGAYICGEETALLESLEGKKGQPRFKPPFPASYGLYGKPTTINNTETFAAVPWIIRNGGQPYLEIGKPNNGGTKIFSVVGDVENPGNFEIPLGTPFSKLLELAGGVRKGRTLKAVIPGGSSAPVLPANIMMDCTMDYDSIAKAGSMLGSGAVIVMDDSRCMVNSLLRLSYFYMHESCGQCTPCREGTGWMHRMIERIAHGQGRPEDIDLLNSVADNIQGRTICALGDAAAMPVRAMIKHFRDEFVHLIEHKTSTVPAYV
- a CDS encoding NADH-quinone oxidoreductase subunit C — translated: MSQIETLKARIEADLAPSIKSLVLDRGELTLTVKAADYLAVAQKLRDLPEFKFEQLIDLCGLDYSSYKDQPWEGPRFCVASHLLSVTHNWRLRLKVFAPEDDLPVVASVNGVWSSANWFEREAFDLYGILFEGHEDLRRILTDYGFIGHPFRKDFPVSGTVEMRYDAEQKRVIYQPVTIEPREIIPRIIREDNYGGLH